The following proteins come from a genomic window of Halorussus halophilus:
- the gpmI gene encoding 2,3-bisphosphoglycerate-independent phosphoglycerate mutase, producing the protein MKAALIVLDGWGLGSEDGRRNAIEAAETPNFDRLAEVGAYGTLDVTGRRVGLPEGQMGNSEVGHLNIGAGRVVKQEYTRIEDAIEAGELGDNEAIASAFDYADENDGKVHFMGLVSEGGVHSDQRHLYALIELAAKQGIEAVTHAFTDGRDTPPESGADFLADLQAVIDEQGTGDVATVSGRYYAMDRDQNWERTKRAYDAIVNRQAEWEADSAVEAVQSSYERGDTDEFVEPTLVSGGPTLEDGDSVVFFNFRSDRARQLTRMLVDIDPVWEFDTNPPEIELTTMTEYDQEFDLPVAFPPHQPEDTLGEVVSEAGLRQLRLAESEKYAHVTYFLNGGREVEFDGERREIIESPDVPTYDQQPEMSAAEVTDTAISVVESNDPDLLVLNYANPDMVGHTGDFDAAVEAVEAVDEQLGRLVEVLSAHGAHVFVTADHGNADDMGTPENPHTAHTYNPVPLVYLSPKGDSGGKHVRSGGSLCDLAPSILAVMGIDQPTAMTGQNLLE; encoded by the coding sequence ATGAAAGCGGCGCTCATCGTGCTCGACGGTTGGGGGCTAGGAAGCGAAGACGGCCGGCGGAACGCAATCGAAGCGGCCGAGACGCCGAACTTCGACCGGCTCGCCGAAGTGGGTGCGTACGGCACCCTAGATGTGACTGGCCGCCGAGTCGGTCTGCCAGAGGGACAGATGGGCAACAGCGAAGTCGGCCACCTCAACATCGGCGCGGGCAGAGTCGTCAAACAAGAGTACACTCGAATCGAGGACGCCATCGAAGCGGGCGAACTCGGCGACAACGAGGCCATCGCGTCGGCGTTCGACTACGCGGACGAAAACGACGGCAAGGTCCACTTCATGGGTCTCGTGAGCGAAGGCGGCGTCCACTCCGACCAGCGACACCTGTATGCACTCATCGAACTCGCGGCCAAGCAAGGAATCGAAGCCGTCACCCACGCCTTCACCGACGGCCGGGATACCCCGCCGGAGAGCGGCGCGGACTTCCTCGCGGACCTTCAAGCCGTCATCGACGAGCAGGGAACCGGCGACGTGGCGACCGTCTCGGGCCGCTACTACGCGATGGACCGCGACCAGAACTGGGAGCGGACGAAGCGCGCCTACGACGCCATCGTGAACCGCCAAGCAGAGTGGGAAGCCGACTCGGCAGTCGAAGCCGTCCAATCGTCCTACGAGCGGGGCGACACGGACGAGTTCGTAGAGCCGACCCTCGTCTCTGGTGGCCCCACTCTGGAAGATGGTGACTCCGTCGTCTTCTTCAACTTCCGGTCGGACCGCGCGCGCCAGTTGACCAGGATGCTGGTCGACATCGACCCCGTCTGGGAGTTCGACACGAATCCACCCGAAATCGAACTCACCACGATGACCGAGTACGACCAAGAGTTCGACCTCCCAGTCGCCTTTCCACCACACCAACCGGAAGACACCTTAGGAGAAGTAGTCTCAGAGGCAGGCCTCAGACAGCTCAGACTCGCCGAATCGGAGAAGTACGCCCACGTCACGTACTTCTTGAACGGCGGCCGCGAGGTCGAGTTCGACGGCGAGCGCCGAGAGATAATCGAGAGTCCGGACGTGCCGACGTACGACCAGCAACCAGAGATGAGCGCCGCAGAAGTCACGGACACCGCCATCTCTGTCGTCGAGTCCAACGACCCGGACCTGCTCGTGCTGAACTACGCGAACCCGGACATGGTGGGCCACACCGGCGATTTCGACGCCGCCGTCGAGGCAGTCGAAGCCGTAGACGAACAACTCGGGCGACTCGTGGAAGTCCTCTCGGCACACGGCGCGCACGTGTTCGTCACCGCCGACCACGGCAACGCCGACGACATGGGAACTCCAGAGAATCCACACACTGCTCACACCTACAACCCGGTTCCGCTGGTCTACCTCTCGCCGAAGGGCGACAGCGGAGGCAAGCACGTCCGGAGCGGCGGGTCACTCTGTGACCTCGCACCGAGCATTCTGGCCGTGATGGGTATCGACCAGCCAACGGCGATGACCGGCCAGAATCTGCTGGAGTAA
- the nadC gene encoding carboxylating nicotinate-nucleotide diphosphorylase has protein sequence MPVTNGQVEQWLAEDVGHRDVTNHVPGWTTGRLVAKESGVVAGLDAAKAVFDYLDVSTGDTPVEGGDRVSTGETILEVNGPAESVLRGERVAVNVAAHASGVATETRRAVAAAHEVDDSVAVAGTRKTTPGLRGVEKRAVAAGGGDTHRLNLSGMVMVKDNHVAEMGLEGAIEHFRERKSFATKLEVEVEAPEDGARAADAGADIVLFDNLSPEEVQSGVESLPDDVLAEASGGITVGDVPDYAATGVDVISMGSLTHSAPSLDLSFRTGE, from the coding sequence ATGCCAGTGACTAATGGCCAAGTCGAGCAGTGGCTGGCCGAGGACGTGGGCCATCGCGACGTGACTAACCACGTTCCGGGGTGGACGACGGGGCGACTCGTCGCCAAGGAGTCGGGCGTCGTCGCGGGACTCGACGCCGCGAAAGCTGTCTTCGACTATCTGGACGTTTCGACCGGCGATACCCCCGTAGAGGGAGGAGACCGGGTCTCCACTGGCGAGACCATTCTGGAAGTGAACGGCCCTGCGGAGTCGGTTCTCAGGGGCGAGCGCGTCGCAGTCAACGTCGCGGCGCACGCCTCTGGCGTAGCGACAGAAACCCGGAGAGCGGTCGCGGCGGCCCACGAGGTAGACGACTCGGTCGCGGTCGCGGGCACCCGAAAGACGACACCCGGCCTGCGCGGCGTCGAGAAGCGTGCAGTTGCCGCTGGTGGCGGGGACACCCACCGACTCAATCTCTCCGGCATGGTCATGGTCAAGGACAACCACGTCGCCGAGATGGGACTGGAGGGCGCCATCGAACACTTCCGCGAGCGCAAGTCCTTCGCCACGAAACTGGAGGTCGAAGTCGAGGCGCCAGAGGACGGCGCTCGGGCGGCAGACGCCGGAGCGGACATCGTGCTGTTCGACAACCTCTCGCCGGAGGAAGTGCAATCTGGCGTCGAGTCGCTCCCCGACGACGTACTGGCAGAAGCCAGTGGCGGGATTACGGTCGGTGACGTGCCGGACTACGCCGCAACTGGCGTGGACGTGATTTCGATGGGATCGCTGACGCACTCGGCTCCGAGTCTGGACCTGTCGTTCAGAACTGGCGAGTGA
- a CDS encoding L-aspartate oxidase translates to MTTNQTTADVLVVGSGIAGCAAALGAAREGAEVLVVTKATRPEETTSHWAQGGIATTRSDPDAFEQDVLDASDGTANPEAVSVLVENAREAVDDVIVDTLGVEFDRDGDHFDYGREAAHSESRILHVDASTGRHVLGPFLSHLDDHEQVTVRTDTAALDLITHEGRVHGAMVDCGDESENGSDNQFEPVFAGTTVLATGGIGALYGTSTNPETATGDGVAMAALAGADVDDMAYVQFHPTAYAGENPFLLSEAVRGEGALLRNADGERFMPDYHPDAELAPRDVVARAVADEREATGKVLLDVSPIDFESEFPDLASECEQRGVEWDEGIPVEPSEHFLCGGLAVDDEGQTSLDRLFAVGECACTGVHGANRLASTSLLEGLVWGLRAGESASGYNPEVVEAPDLRDSDPDLPSGFASEKFVRLRRVMDEQVGIRRTPDGLQRAAAVLRRLKGEVDAYARTRTARDLYELRNATVVSLLVVRDAIEAEPVGCHALAGDPDETDAPNETDGTETEVPNASD, encoded by the coding sequence ATGACGACAAATCAAACCACCGCAGACGTACTCGTCGTCGGCAGTGGAATCGCTGGTTGTGCGGCCGCGCTCGGTGCGGCCCGCGAGGGTGCGGAAGTACTCGTCGTCACCAAGGCCACGCGCCCCGAAGAGACCACCTCTCACTGGGCGCAGGGTGGCATCGCCACGACGCGGAGTGACCCCGACGCCTTCGAGCAGGACGTACTCGACGCGAGCGACGGCACTGCTAACCCTGAGGCCGTGTCTGTTCTCGTCGAAAACGCCCGCGAAGCCGTAGACGACGTTATCGTGGACACGCTCGGGGTCGAGTTCGACCGCGACGGCGACCACTTCGACTACGGCCGGGAGGCCGCCCACTCCGAGAGTCGAATCCTGCACGTGGACGCCAGTACTGGCAGACACGTCCTCGGGCCGTTCCTCTCGCACTTGGACGACCACGAACAAGTGACGGTCAGAACGGACACCGCCGCGCTGGACCTGATTACCCACGAGGGCCGGGTTCACGGCGCGATGGTCGATTGTGGAGACGAGAGCGAGAACGGGTCGGACAACCAATTCGAGCCAGTCTTCGCAGGCACCACCGTCCTCGCCACGGGCGGCATCGGCGCGCTGTACGGCACCTCTACGAACCCGGAGACGGCGACCGGCGACGGCGTTGCGATGGCTGCCCTCGCGGGCGCCGACGTAGACGACATGGCCTACGTGCAGTTCCACCCGACCGCGTACGCTGGTGAAAATCCTTTCCTGCTCAGCGAGGCAGTTCGGGGGGAAGGCGCGCTCCTGCGCAACGCGGACGGCGAACGGTTCATGCCCGACTACCATCCGGACGCCGAACTCGCGCCACGCGACGTGGTCGCCCGTGCGGTCGCCGACGAACGCGAGGCGACTGGCAAAGTCCTGCTGGACGTGAGTCCCATCGACTTCGAATCGGAGTTCCCGGACCTCGCGTCGGAGTGCGAACAGCGCGGCGTCGAGTGGGACGAGGGAATTCCAGTCGAACCCAGCGAACACTTCCTCTGTGGCGGCCTCGCGGTGGACGACGAAGGGCAGACGAGCCTCGACCGACTCTTCGCGGTCGGCGAGTGCGCTTGCACTGGTGTCCACGGCGCGAACCGTCTGGCGAGTACGAGTCTGCTTGAAGGACTCGTCTGGGGACTTCGCGCAGGCGAATCTGCGAGCGGCTACAACCCCGAAGTCGTGGAGGCTCCGGACCTGCGGGACAGCGACCCCGACCTTCCGTCCGGGTTCGCCAGCGAGAAGTTCGTCCGACTCCGCCGCGTGATGGACGAGCAGGTCGGCATCCGACGAACGCCCGACGGCCTTCAACGAGCGGCCGCGGTCCTCCGGCGACTCAAGGGCGAGGTGGACGCCTACGCCCGTACTCGAACCGCGCGAGACCTCTACGAACTGCGGAACGCGACGGTCGTGTCCCTGCTGGTCGTGCGCGACGCAATCGAAGCAGAACCGGTCGGCTGTCACGCGCTCGCAGGAGACCCCGACGAAACCGACGCCCCGAACGAAACCGACGGCACCGAGACGGAGGTCCCCAATGCCAGTGACTAA
- the nadA gene encoding quinolinate synthase NadA, producing MKSAGFETDLSLFKYDNLEQLPEAYRGLSEDERTDRIEAAKAELGDDLVVLGHNYQRREIVEHADFVGDSYQLSVEAAEADAQYVVFCGVTFMAESADIITDDDQTVVLPSMEASCPMAGMAEALQVDAAWEEITNAAPDADIIPITYMNSYADLKAFCSQQGGAVCTSSNAHDVFKWAFEQGDKVLFLPDKHLGENTAYRLGMEDEMASWDPWDPEGKDADEVADSDIILWDGYCQVHERFRTDHVAAIRDEYPDANVVVHPECRREVVEAADIAGSTATICETIENADPGDTWAIGTEIHLTNHLQRWHPEVNVLPLCGDACMDCNAMRQVDPNYLTWVLEELVAGREQNVISVAPKEAELANVALERMLEI from the coding sequence ATGAAATCAGCAGGCTTCGAGACGGACCTCAGCCTCTTCAAGTACGACAATCTAGAGCAGTTGCCCGAAGCGTATCGGGGACTGAGCGAAGACGAGCGAACAGACCGAATCGAGGCCGCGAAAGCGGAGTTGGGCGACGACCTCGTCGTCTTAGGCCACAACTACCAGCGGAGAGAAATCGTCGAACACGCCGACTTCGTGGGCGACTCGTATCAGTTGAGCGTCGAGGCGGCCGAAGCGGACGCTCAGTACGTCGTCTTCTGCGGCGTGACGTTCATGGCCGAGTCGGCCGACATCATCACCGACGACGACCAGACGGTCGTTCTCCCCTCGATGGAGGCGTCCTGTCCGATGGCCGGGATGGCCGAAGCACTCCAAGTTGACGCCGCGTGGGAGGAGATTACGAACGCGGCCCCCGACGCCGACATCATCCCCATCACCTACATGAACTCCTACGCCGACCTGAAGGCGTTCTGCTCCCAGCAGGGCGGCGCGGTCTGTACCTCTTCGAACGCCCACGACGTGTTTAAGTGGGCCTTCGAACAAGGCGACAAGGTACTGTTCCTCCCCGACAAGCACCTCGGCGAGAACACCGCTTACCGACTCGGGATGGAGGATGAGATGGCTTCGTGGGATCCGTGGGACCCCGAAGGCAAGGATGCCGACGAAGTGGCCGACTCCGACATCATCCTCTGGGACGGCTACTGTCAGGTCCACGAACGCTTCCGCACTGACCATGTCGCGGCGATTCGAGACGAGTACCCCGACGCGAACGTCGTCGTCCACCCCGAATGTCGCCGCGAAGTCGTGGAAGCCGCGGACATCGCGGGAAGCACGGCGACCATCTGCGAGACCATCGAAAATGCCGACCCCGGCGACACGTGGGCCATCGGAACGGAAATCCACCTCACGAACCACCTCCAGCGGTGGCACCCCGAAGTGAACGTCCTGCCACTCTGTGGTGACGCGTGTATGGACTGCAACGCGATGCGACAGGTGGATCCGAACTACCTGACGTGGGTGCTAGAGGAACTGGTCGCGGGCCGCGAGCAGAACGTGATTTCGGTCGCGCCCAAGGAAGCAGAGCTAGCCAACGTTGCGCTCGAACGAATGTTGGAGATTTAG
- a CDS encoding amidohydrolase has protein sequence MTAAADLIFTDAAVHTLADTTEDGTTTANGTTADGEPTAEAVAVRDGEIVRIDSDDEIRFLEGVETEVVSLDGRVLLPGFIDAHTHLQHLGRSLVYADLSAADSPGDCVELLAENRQTESDWILGFSYDESTWTESRYLTREDLDQVSEDRPVAAFREDMHIAAVNSAALERHEDEMPAADVKREQNEPTGVIVEEAVDVIYEAIEPGRAEMRKLLAAAQENAHSKGVTAVHDMVRDSRAPEVYRQMELSGDLALRVRLNYWTDHLDALVETGLVTNHGSEFVEVGAIKSFTDGSLGGRTAKLSEPYADADGETGQWVVSPDELEEFVQRADEAGLQFTAHAIGDEAVDAVLSAYEKTENPGEARHRVEHAELTDDESVERFAESGVIASVQPNFLKWAREDGLYEDRLGTERRENSNRFADLLNAGAHLAFGSDCMPLDPLFGIHQAVNAPAEPQRLSVTQALRAYTEGAAYAGFAEERLGTIEVGKKADFVALERSPWNHPEDIQNIDVAMTVVDGEVVYDGREN, from the coding sequence ATGACAGCGGCGGCAGACCTCATCTTCACCGACGCGGCAGTCCACACGTTAGCCGACACCACAGAAGACGGGACAACGACAGCCAACGGCACGACAGCCGACGGCGAACCAACCGCAGAAGCGGTCGCGGTCCGAGACGGCGAAATCGTCCGTATCGACAGCGACGACGAAATTCGGTTCCTCGAAGGCGTCGAGACAGAAGTCGTCAGTCTCGACGGACGCGTTCTCTTACCGGGGTTCATCGACGCGCACACCCATCTCCAGCACCTCGGTCGCTCGCTCGTCTACGCAGACCTCTCCGCGGCGGACTCGCCGGGCGACTGCGTCGAACTGCTCGCAGAAAACAGACAGACAGAATCCGACTGGATTCTCGGCTTCAGCTACGACGAGAGTACGTGGACCGAGTCGCGGTATCTCACCCGCGAAGACTTAGACCAGGTGAGCGAGGACCGACCCGTCGCGGCGTTCCGAGAGGACATGCACATCGCGGCGGTCAACTCCGCCGCCTTGGAGCGACACGAAGACGAGATGCCCGCGGCGGACGTGAAACGCGAGCAGAACGAACCCACGGGCGTCATCGTCGAGGAAGCCGTGGACGTCATCTACGAAGCAATCGAACCGGGCCGAGCAGAGATGCGGAAACTCCTCGCTGCTGCCCAAGAAAACGCCCACAGCAAGGGCGTCACCGCCGTCCACGACATGGTTCGGGACTCGCGCGCTCCCGAGGTGTACCGCCAGATGGAACTATCGGGCGACCTCGCGCTCCGGGTGCGACTGAACTACTGGACCGACCACCTCGACGCCCTCGTCGAAACCGGCCTCGTCACCAACCACGGGAGCGAATTCGTGGAGGTCGGCGCAATCAAGAGCTTTACCGACGGGAGTCTCGGCGGTCGCACCGCGAAGCTATCGGAACCGTACGCCGACGCGGACGGTGAAACCGGCCAGTGGGTCGTCTCGCCGGACGAATTGGAGGAGTTCGTCCAGAGAGCCGACGAGGCTGGCCTCCAGTTTACGGCCCACGCTATCGGCGACGAAGCAGTCGATGCGGTCCTCTCGGCCTACGAGAAAACTGAGAATCCCGGAGAAGCCCGCCACCGCGTGGAACACGCGGAACTGACCGACGACGAGTCAGTCGAACGATTCGCAGAGAGCGGCGTGATTGCGTCGGTACAGCCGAACTTCCTGAAGTGGGCGCGCGAAGACGGACTGTACGAGGACCGACTCGGCACCGAACGCCGTGAGAACTCCAACCGCTTCGCGGACCTGCTGAACGCTGGCGCGCACCTCGCGTTCGGGAGCGACTGCATGCCGCTGGACCCTCTGTTCGGAATTCATCAAGCAGTCAACGCGCCTGCGGAGCCACAGCGACTCTCGGTGACTCAGGCCCTGCGAGCGTACACCGAAGGAGCCGCGTACGCCGGATTCGCCGAAGAACGACTCGGCACTATCGAGGTAGGCAAGAAAGCAGACTTCGTCGCCTTGGAGCGGTCGCCGTGGAACCATCCGGAAGACATCCAGAACATCGACGTTGCGATGACGGTGGTCGATGGCGAAGTCGTCTACGACGGCCGCGAGAACTGA
- a CDS encoding HalOD1 output domain-containing protein → MIGTDSEASDCGMELTYEVDPSERVSSGVVAAVAAASNADPLQIEPLAKQIDPEALDALFADQHDGTKRMGGTVSFPFSGYEVTVTGDGVVTVLGPDE, encoded by the coding sequence ATGATTGGAACAGATTCAGAGGCCAGTGACTGTGGGATGGAACTAACGTACGAAGTAGACCCCTCGGAACGGGTGAGTTCGGGCGTCGTGGCGGCTGTGGCGGCGGCCTCGAACGCAGATCCGTTACAGATAGAACCGCTCGCGAAACAGATCGACCCGGAAGCACTCGACGCTCTCTTCGCCGACCAGCACGACGGCACGAAGCGAATGGGTGGCACCGTCTCGTTCCCCTTCTCGGGCTACGAAGTCACTGTCACAGGTGACGGCGTCGTTACCGTCCTCGGCCCAGACGAGTAG
- a CDS encoding helix-turn-helix domain-containing protein has product MSVIAELSVPVGDFPLGRALSATPDMQVELERVVPTGDNALPFFWVWGDDVETFVSALNDQRGIEEVTVLDQFEDGALVRAVWTEQPSLVVGVLESKATLLEVRSQESIWLLRIRSPDRAGVATLQQYCVDNDIDLRLNWIHTLEAVEAGARYGLTDSQRETIVAAYESGYFDEPRDVTLEDLSEEFDISSRAVSKRLRRGLRNLVESTLFVER; this is encoded by the coding sequence ATGAGCGTCATCGCGGAGTTGTCAGTTCCCGTCGGTGACTTCCCACTCGGCCGAGCCCTGTCGGCGACGCCCGACATGCAGGTCGAACTCGAACGCGTCGTTCCGACCGGAGACAACGCACTGCCGTTCTTCTGGGTGTGGGGCGACGACGTCGAAACGTTCGTCTCGGCATTAAACGACCAGCGTGGTATCGAGGAAGTGACTGTCCTCGACCAGTTCGAAGACGGCGCGCTGGTCCGTGCGGTGTGGACCGAACAGCCGAGTCTCGTCGTCGGCGTCCTCGAATCGAAAGCGACGCTACTCGAAGTGCGAAGCCAAGAGAGCATCTGGCTCCTTCGAATCCGCTCCCCGGACCGCGCGGGCGTCGCCACGCTCCAACAGTACTGCGTGGACAACGACATCGACTTGCGACTGAACTGGATTCACACCCTCGAAGCCGTCGAGGCGGGAGCGCGGTACGGCCTGACCGACAGTCAGCGCGAGACTATCGTGGCCGCCTACGAGTCGGGGTACTTCGACGAGCCGCGAGACGTGACCCTCGAAGACCTCTCCGAGGAGTTCGACATCTCCTCGCGGGCCGTCTCGAAACGACTCCGACGTGGTCTCCGGAATCTCGTGGAATCGACGCTCTTCGTCGAGCGGTGA
- a CDS encoding thiamine pyrophosphate-dependent enzyme encodes MNRIIGERDLSETPFSAEDARDVYRDVVRARAFDERALALQRRGWMSSWPPYKGQEGSQVGAAAALADEDWLFPTYRSNAMQVARDVPISDILLFRRGRPEYASDHDVPNFPQAVPIATQIPHAAGAGMAMNYERDVKGDGEGDAADGAALCYFGDGATSEGDFHEGLNFAGVFDAPVVFFCENNEWAISLPRHKQTAADSIAQKAEAYGFEGVQVDGNDPLAVRETVSEALESARDGDPVLVESLTYRQGAHTTSDDPSEYEETRNELPDWRTADPLERYEAYLREQGVLDDEFVAEVEAEADAELDEAVERAESVEEADPHDVFDRVYADLPPRLRDQRDWLDSFLKGHDVQEVDH; translated from the coding sequence ATGAACCGCATCATCGGCGAGCGCGACCTCTCCGAGACGCCGTTTTCAGCCGAGGACGCGCGAGACGTGTACCGTGACGTGGTCCGAGCGCGAGCGTTTGACGAGCGGGCGCTGGCGCTCCAGCGTCGCGGGTGGATGAGCAGTTGGCCGCCGTACAAGGGACAGGAAGGCTCGCAGGTGGGTGCGGCCGCCGCACTGGCGGACGAGGACTGGCTCTTCCCGACCTACCGCTCGAACGCGATGCAGGTGGCTCGGGACGTGCCGATAAGCGACATCTTGCTGTTCCGTCGCGGTCGCCCGGAGTACGCCTCCGACCACGACGTGCCGAACTTCCCTCAAGCGGTTCCGATTGCGACTCAGATTCCCCACGCCGCTGGCGCGGGGATGGCGATGAACTACGAGCGCGACGTGAAAGGAGACGGAGAGGGAGACGCCGCCGACGGGGCCGCACTCTGCTATTTCGGTGACGGCGCGACCAGCGAGGGCGACTTCCACGAAGGACTGAACTTCGCGGGCGTCTTCGACGCGCCGGTCGTCTTCTTCTGCGAGAACAACGAGTGGGCCATCAGTCTGCCGCGACACAAACAGACGGCCGCCGACAGTATCGCACAGAAGGCAGAAGCCTACGGCTTCGAGGGCGTACAGGTGGACGGCAACGACCCGCTGGCAGTTCGAGAGACGGTTTCCGAAGCCTTGGAGAGCGCACGCGACGGCGACCCTGTGCTGGTCGAGAGTCTGACTTACCGACAGGGTGCCCACACGACCAGTGACGACCCGAGCGAGTACGAGGAGACCAGAAACGAACTGCCCGATTGGCGGACTGCCGACCCGCTCGAACGCTACGAAGCCTACCTGCGAGAGCAGGGCGTCTTGGACGACGAGTTCGTCGCGGAAGTCGAAGCCGAAGCAGACGCGGAGCTAGACGAAGCCGTCGAGCGTGCCGAATCGGTCGAAGAAGCAGACCCTCACGACGTGTTCGACAGAGTGTACGCGGACCTGCCGCCGCGTCTGCGCGACCAACGCGACTGGCTGGACTCGTTCCTCAAAGGCCACGACGTGCAAGAAGTGGACCACTAG
- a CDS encoding Lrp/AsnC family transcriptional regulator: protein MVHAFIMVKTAAGRSEELIESVRELDGISEAHVVAGDFDIIVEADAGEVYDVLHAASSDISGMDGVADTKTYMALD from the coding sequence ATGGTTCACGCGTTTATCATGGTGAAGACTGCCGCCGGACGTTCCGAAGAACTCATCGAGTCCGTCCGCGAACTCGACGGCATCTCTGAAGCCCACGTCGTCGCTGGCGACTTCGACATCATCGTGGAAGCAGACGCCGGAGAGGTGTACGACGTACTTCACGCCGCCTCCTCGGACATCTCCGGCATGGACGGTGTGGCCGACACCAAGACGTACATGGCGTTAGACTGA
- a CDS encoding potassium channel family protein: MRFVIIGAGRVGLRTARVLREEGHDVTIIERDANKAERARNDDFEVIEGDGSLEATLTQADLESADAVGALTGDLNTNFAACMVGRHYGCRTVLRIDEDYREDIYRKFASDVDEVVYPERLGAIGAKNALLGGNIRAIADIAQSLQVVELTITDDSPVKGYSISELSLPANARILAFGKKDRAMDIPLPDDSLETGDRLAVLADFKVLEDVRQILVGESGRATAEALSGGN, encoded by the coding sequence ATGCGATTCGTTATCATTGGTGCAGGTCGCGTCGGGTTGCGGACCGCACGTGTCCTTCGGGAGGAAGGACACGATGTGACCATCATCGAGCGCGATGCCAACAAGGCCGAGCGCGCCCGCAACGACGACTTCGAAGTCATCGAAGGCGACGGGTCGCTTGAGGCGACGTTGACGCAAGCGGACCTCGAATCGGCCGACGCAGTCGGGGCGCTCACTGGCGATTTGAACACCAACTTCGCGGCCTGCATGGTCGGCAGGCACTACGGCTGTCGGACGGTCCTGCGAATCGACGAGGACTACCGCGAAGACATCTACCGAAAGTTCGCCAGCGACGTGGACGAAGTGGTCTACCCCGAGCGACTAGGAGCCATCGGCGCGAAGAACGCCCTGCTCGGTGGCAATATCCGCGCCATCGCCGACATCGCTCAGAGCTTGCAAGTCGTGGAACTGACGATTACCGACGACTCGCCAGTGAAGGGCTACTCCATCAGCGAACTGTCGCTCCCGGCGAACGCCCGAATACTCGCGTTCGGGAAGAAAGACAGGGCGATGGACATCCCACTCCCGGACGACTCCTTGGAGACTGGCGACAGACTCGCCGTCCTCGCGGACTTCAAAGTGTTAGAAGACGTGCGCCAGATTCTCGTCGGCGAGAGCGGTCGCGCCACTGCAGAAGCACTCTCTGGAGGCAACTGA
- a CDS encoding Lrp/AsnC family transcriptional regulator yields MVTAYVMVKANTGEADRLKNAILDIDGVDDAHIVAGDVDIIAKLRVESPAEVKDIAADGIQGIQGVEDTQTYIAMD; encoded by the coding sequence ATGGTCACAGCATACGTCATGGTCAAGGCGAACACGGGCGAGGCGGACCGACTCAAGAATGCAATCCTCGACATCGACGGCGTGGACGACGCCCACATCGTCGCTGGCGACGTAGACATCATCGCCAAACTCCGCGTCGAGTCCCCGGCGGAGGTGAAGGACATCGCGGCCGACGGCATTCAGGGCATTCAGGGCGTCGAGGACACGCAGACGTACATCGCGATGGACTGA
- a CDS encoding DUF5813 family protein: MTDEEVERAFRQHPNFETRDGAEFESTSTPFENTTIADENSGYNVEVRAPMLDAVVEGEEVADVVETGWFETLELRLEDTHTVAQSDDATPPEIARIGNEVVVSVEFEQSNPEVAADDALAIVEYIEGTWVQGIIPGYEYGEPASELVEQATQNYDDGGSGQKSGGAGGPSGSPPM; the protein is encoded by the coding sequence ATGACCGACGAGGAAGTCGAGCGCGCGTTCCGCCAGCATCCTAACTTCGAGACGCGAGACGGAGCAGAGTTCGAGTCCACTTCGACGCCCTTCGAGAACACCACCATCGCGGATGAAAACTCCGGGTACAACGTCGAGGTCAGAGCACCGATGCTCGACGCAGTGGTCGAAGGCGAAGAGGTCGCGGACGTGGTCGAAACCGGATGGTTCGAGACGCTGGAGTTGCGTCTCGAAGACACCCACACAGTCGCGCAGAGCGACGACGCGACCCCACCAGAAATCGCGCGAATTGGCAACGAAGTCGTCGTCTCCGTGGAGTTCGAGCAGTCGAATCCCGAGGTGGCCGCGGACGACGCGCTAGCCATCGTAGAGTATATCGAGGGGACGTGGGTGCAGGGCATCATCCCCGGCTACGAGTATGGAGAACCGGCCTCGGAACTGGTCGAGCAGGCGACGCAGAACTACGACGACGGTGGCTCGGGCCAGAAATCGGGTGGTGCAGGTGGGCCGTCGGGAAGCCCACCGATGTAG